CTGGGCCGGGAGGTGGTACGGAAACCAAGCCGGTGGGATTAGTCTATATTGGTCTAGCAGGGCCGGATGACACGGTAGAAAGTTTTAAGCACCAGCTGGGTCAAAATCGAGAGCGAGACTCGATTCGGTACGCCAGTGCTTTAATTGCCCTTGACCAACTGCGGCGAACAATGTTGAAGAAAAAGTTAACGGCGGATGTGTCTTAAGACGGATAGACGCCGCTTGGTCACACACATCCATAGTGAGATTCCTCACCTATTTCGTCATGTGCTAGGGTTAGAATAAATCTTAACTACAATAGGATTCATAAACTCTCACGTTTGCCCTGTTGTTAAGTACTCATCCTGGTCGTATTGCAGGAGTTTTCAATTCAATGGACTATATAGAAAAGGTTTTGGAAAAGCTCAAAGAATGGGCCCGCAAGCTCATCGAAACGCTCCTGGGGCCGGAAGCTGAGCCGGAACCCGAACCAATTCCAATTCCCGTGAATGAGAGAACGTCGCGCCGTCGTAGTTAGTCTGTGTAGTTAGTCTGTTGAGTTGCTGCTGAAACCTTGGGCACAGTTAGTATTCTGGTGCTGCACGGGCCAAACTTGAACCTGTTGGGACTCCGAGAACCAGGGATTTATGGCTCTGTGACGTTGGATGAGATTAATCGCCTGTTAGAACAAGAAGGGCAAACGCTCGACTGTAAGGTGTTTACCCTACAGTCAAATCATGAAGGTGTTCTAGTAGATGCGATTCACGATGCCTTTGGGCAGCACCAGGGAATTTTAATTAACGCTGGAGCATATACTCATACCAGCGTAGCGATACGGGATGCGATCGCGGCTGTTAACCTTCCGACTGTAGAAGTGCATCTGAGTAACATTTACCGACGCGAAGCTTTCCGACATCATTCTTATATCGCACCCATTGTAATTGGACAAATCAGCGGCTTTGGTGCAGAAAGTTACCGCTTGGGGTTAAACGCTCTAGTTAACCATTTGAGACAAAAGAGTAGCAGTGAATAAAATTCGTGGCGAGTGATTGTCCCTGCCTGTTTGAGGGACTGATGACCGATCCGATTCGGCATTGCTGCTTGGCGCAACAAGCGATCGCCTAAAAATGAGCTTCATTAAACGCATAGCATCTTGGCTCGGTCGTCTTAGCAGCGACCGGGTTTTTTTTGGAGTTTATTCCCTCCCCTTTAGGGAGCTATTTACTGCCAAACTTCTTATGTATGGGTGTTTTGAGTAACAAGTGCTGTTGCTTGTTGCTGAATAGTTCTTAGCTTAAATTTTTAGCTCAAGTTCTTAGCTCAAATTCTTAGCTCATCTGTGCCGTACACTCAAGAATCAATCTTTGATTTTCTAAGGCGTAAGGCTGAATTTCCAGTGCTTGTCGAAAAGCTTGAATGGCAGCGCTGTAGTCTTCGAGTGCGACATGGCACAACCCCATCCCATGCAGCGCCCCAAAATGAAACGGGATGAGCTTAACCGCCATTTGGCAGTCTTGGAGCGCCTTTTTGTACTCCCTGAGAATATAGTAAAGAACGGCTCGTCTATTCCAGGCTTCCGCGAAATTGGGTTGAGTCTCGATCAGGTCGGTGAGTAATGCCTCAGCTTGGGCAAGCTCTCCTGCCTCCAGCATTACCTGCGATCGCTGAAGTAGTTCAAACCCTACCACTCCCTTTTGATGAAACCAGACGCGCCACAGCTCTGCTGTAGCCTCATAACGGACGGTTTCATCAGGATTTTTTAGGTCTTCGAGTAACGAATTGATAGAAAATTCATTCATGAATATCACTTCCAATCGGTCGCGTTGGCTTCTAATCTCTCTATCCTTATGTTTAGCAGCTATCTGTTGGATAGGGGCAACTACCGCTTTGTCAGGAGGAACGATCGTGTTTGCCGGAAAACAACCCACTAATCTCGGTGTCCAGTCAGGTCAACTAGCGCCCTGCCCGAGTACGCCCAACTGTGTCAGCAGCCAAAGCCAAGATGCCCAGCATAAAATTGAGCCTTTGACCTACAACTCTTCATCAGGGGAAGCGATCGCTAACCTCAAGACAGTTATCAAGTCCCTCCCGAAAACCAAAATTATCACCGAAACTGAGAATTACCTCTACGCGGAATTCACCAGTGCCCTGATGGGGTTTGTCGATGACGTAGAATTTTATCTCGATGAAGGCGCAAAAACGATCCATGTCCGTTCAGCCTCCCGCCTAGGACAGTCGGATTTGGGCGTGAACCGTAAAAGAATAGAGACAATCAGAGCCAAACTCAACGAACTGAGAAGCTAGGTGTAAGTAATAAAACCCCTTCAATCGGTTCGCCCCCACAGAGAAGTTCCTCTTCGCCCCCTCCTTGCTTGCGGGGAGGGTTGGGGGTGGGGTTCTTGTCATCCTAAAAAAAGAATGGAGATGTGCGCGATGCCCACAGAAACACAAACCTCAAAAATAGTCGTCGTTGGTGCTGGTTGGGCAGGGTTGGGGGCTACCTACCACCTAGCGAGGCAAGGCTATGACGTAACTCTTCTAGAAGCTGGCCCCTATCCGGGTGGCTTGGTGGCAGGCTGGAAGACCGCAGGGGGACGATCGGTAGAAGCGGGGATTCATGGTTTCTGGTATCCTTACCGAAATATCTTCTCCCTGGTAAAAGAATTAGGGCTGAATCCGTTTACGCCTTGGACTCGTTCCTCCCAGTATTCTCCAGCCGGTTTGGAAGTTGAATCACCCATTTTCCAAGACTTGCCGCGACTTCCCACCCCTCTTGGGACTTTTCTCTACACGCAATTTAAGCGATTGCCATTAAGCGATCGCCTCTCAGCTTTACCTCTACTCTACGCAGTTATTGATTTTGACAATAGCGACGAAGCTTGGCGACGCTATGACTCGGTAACAGCACGGGAACTCTTCAAAGATTTTGGGGTTTCGGCACGGCTTTACCGCGATTCCTTTGAGCCGATGCTCTTAGTAGGCTTATTTGCACCAGGCGAGCAGTGTTCCGCCGCCGCCGCACTCGGTATGCTTTATTACTTCATTTTGGCTCACCAACCCGATTTTGATGTCGTC
Above is a window of Coleofasciculus sp. FACHB-1120 DNA encoding:
- the aroQ gene encoding type II 3-dehydroquinate dehydratase gives rise to the protein MGTVSILVLHGPNLNLLGLREPGIYGSVTLDEINRLLEQEGQTLDCKVFTLQSNHEGVLVDAIHDAFGQHQGILINAGAYTHTSVAIRDAIAAVNLPTVEVHLSNIYRREAFRHHSYIAPIVIGQISGFGAESYRLGLNALVNHLRQKSSSE
- a CDS encoding tetratricopeptide repeat protein, whose translation is MNEFSINSLLEDLKNPDETVRYEATAELWRVWFHQKGVVGFELLQRSQVMLEAGELAQAEALLTDLIETQPNFAEAWNRRAVLYYILREYKKALQDCQMAVKLIPFHFGALHGMGLCHVALEDYSAAIQAFRQALEIQPYALENQRLILECTAQMS
- a CDS encoding DUF1499 domain-containing protein, whose protein sequence is MNITSNRSRWLLISLSLCLAAICWIGATTALSGGTIVFAGKQPTNLGVQSGQLAPCPSTPNCVSSQSQDAQHKIEPLTYNSSSGEAIANLKTVIKSLPKTKIITETENYLYAEFTSALMGFVDDVEFYLDEGAKTIHVRSASRLGQSDLGVNRKRIETIRAKLNELRS